CCTTTTTAACCTGGTTTTTATCGTCTGTAAAGGTTGCCATTCCCATCAAACCGGTGATTTCTACATTCGGAAATTCTCCGTTGAGGTACTTTTGAAACAAATTTTTCGCTTCTTCAACCTCCAAACCGAATTTTGTATCTTCTGCTGCAATTTTCACCTGAAGCAATACTTTAATCGTTCGGCTATGTTTTCCGGCTTCTTTATTGATTTCCAACAGCAATTTCTCAGAATCTACACTTTGGATGGTGTCTACAAACTCAGCAATATATTTTACTTTATTGGTTTGTAAATGTCCGATCAGATGCCACTGAATGTCTTTGGGAAGAAGCGGATATTTCTCCACAACTTCCTGAACTTTATTTTCACCAAAAACTCTTTGT
The sequence above is a segment of the Chryseobacterium sp. MYb264 genome. Coding sequences within it:
- a CDS encoding YggS family pyridoxal phosphate-dependent enzyme codes for the protein MSIQENYNDIKSQLPSDVQLVAVSKTHPVSAIQEVYDLGQRVFGENKVQEVVEKYPLLPKDIQWHLIGHLQTNKVKYIAEFVDTIQSVDSEKLLLEINKEAGKHSRTIKVLLQVKIAAEDTKFGLEVEEAKNLFQKYLNGEFPNVEITGLMGMATFTDDKNQVKKEFLTLKRIFDELNQLKSLQTLSMGMSDDFPIAIEAGANSVRVGSAIFGRRDYSNSLI